In Azospirillum formosense, the sequence GCGACCGGCGTCCGGGGATCGGGGAAAGCGGCCTGGAAGGCGGCCACCACCGCCGCTGGATTCTTGCGCGCGGGATAGGAATTCCAGTCGAATGTGTACAGGAAGAGGAAGCGCTCCTCCGGGAGGGCGAAATCCGCCCGCCGGTACGGGCGGGACATGCGGACATCCACCGCCATCGGCATGTGCACGACCGGAACCGGCGCCTTGAGCGCCATGGCCTCCTGCGTGTAGCGGCTGGAGGACCACACCTCGTCCACCAGATCGAAGGCCCCGATCCAGGGCGTGGGCCAGTCCGGCAACTCCCACGGCCAATAGCCGATGTTGATCCGGTCCTGGAACAGCGACGCCCCATGCTCCAGCAGCAGGGCCGCGGTGTCGAAGCCGGTCAGGCAGAAGACGTTCACCGGATAGGGCCGGTCGACGCTGGTCAGACCGTCCAGGCGGCGGTCCGCCGAGCGATGGTTGGAAATACGGACCGGCACGTCGAAGACGCTGAAGGGAATGCCGGCGGAGGCACAGGCTTGCGCGGCCATCCGCACATCCTCGCCGATCCCCAGCTCGCCATGGGCGAAGCCGATCAGGTTCACGCCGAACGGTTCCCGCGGAGCCGCCGCCGGAAGGGGCGGGGGGGCCGGCGGACGGGGAGCCCGGGCGCGACGCAGGCGGTCGTGGGCCAGCCGCCCGTCCCTATGCAGGGTCGCGGCGTTCGCCTCGTACCACTGGCGCAGGCGCGCCCGTTCCGGGGGGTTGGCGATGGCGAAATGCTGCCTCAGGTCGGGCTCGCTTTCCCACAGCGCCAGCAGCAGCCCGTCCAAAGGCTCGAACCCGGCGGCGACGCCCCCGCCGGGGGTGGCGATGGCCGCCCACTGCGCGTCCGACAGGAAGCCGGCGAGTTCGTGCGCGACGATCCCCTCCAGGAGGAACCAGCGCACGAAGGCGATGCGCCCGTCCGGCCGGTCGATCGGATAACGCTCCTGCAGGTCGCTGCGCCACCGCCACATCTCCACCATCAGGCGGCTGATGGGAAAGGGCGTGTCCTGCTGAACCTCTCCGCTGGGTCCGGTCAGCCAGGAACGGTGGGCGGCCGGCAATGGATCGCCGAGATGCGGATACTCCGCCCGCCCGAACAGCGCCCACCAGACGAGAAACAGGCGGCGGGCCGCCGGATCCCCGATCGGCAAACCCTGGCGTACGTCGGAACGCAGCAGCCAGACGAAGCTGAGCGGGGCGTCGGTGATCTCGGGAGGGGCGCTGTCCAAAGCGGAGGGAGCGGTCGTCATGGAGGCGTCACACCCGGCCGTAGGTGTCGTCGAAACGCACGATGTCGTCCTCCCCGAGATAGGAGCCGGACTGCACCTCGATCAGGTTCAGCGGCACCTTGCCGGGGTTTTCCAGCCGGTGCGCGGTGCCCAGCGGAAGATAGACCGATTCGTTCTCGCGCAGCAGGATCTTCTCCTCGCCACGGGTGACGAGGGCCGTGCCGTTCACCACGACCCAATGCTCGGCACGGTGATAATGCATCTGAAGCGACAGCTGCGCCCCGGGCTTGACGGTCAGCCGCTTGACCTGGAACCGCTCGCCGGTGTGCAGCGACTGGTAGAACCCCCAGGGACGGTAGACGCGGCGGTGCTGGAGCGGCTCGCTGCGCCCTTCCTTCTTCAGGCGCTCGACCAGGGGCTTGATGTCCTGGGCCTTGTCCTTGGCGGCGACCAGGATCGCGTCCTCGGTGGCGACGACCACCGTGTCGGTCATGCCGAGCAGGGCGACCAGGGCGCCGTCCTCGCTCCGGGCGTAGCAGCCCTGGCTGTCCCAGGCGACGGCGTCGCCCTGGCAGACGTTGCCGGCCTCGTCCTTCTCCCCGATCTCCCACAACGCCGACCAGGCCCCCACATCGGTCCAGCCGATGGAGCAGGGAACGACGGCCGCGCGGTCCGTCCGCTCCATCACCGCGTAGTCGATGGAAATCGACGGCGCGGCGGCGAACGCGTCGCTGTCCGGCCGGATGAAGTCGATGTCGGTCCGGCTGGCGTCGAGCGCCGCACGGCAGGCGGCGAGGACTTCCGGCTCGTACCGCTCCAACTCGGCCAGGTAGAGGCCGGCGGGCAGCACGAACATGCCGCTGTTCCAGAAATAGCTGCCTTCCGCGAGATAGCCTTCGGCAACGGCGCGCGCCGGCTTCTCGACGAAGGCGGCCACCTCGTGCGTGCCCACGTGCCCCTCGATGCGGTCGCCGCACCGGATGTAGCCGTAGCCCGTCTCCGGCGCGGTCGGAACGATTCCGAAGGTGGCCAGCCGCCCCGCCCCGGCCACGCGGGCCGCCCGTTCCACCGCCTCCAGGAAGGCCGGCTCGTCGCGGATCACATGGTCGGCCGGGAGCAGCAGCAGCAGGCCCTCGGGGTCCTCCTGCGCGACGATCAGGGCGGCGAGCGCGGCGGCGGCGGCGGTGTTGCGCCCGAACGGCTCCAGCACGATGCGGGGGTCGGCGATCCCGATTTGGCGCAGCTGCTCGGCGATGACGAAGCGGTGCTCCTGGTTGCAGATCACCAGCGGCGTGGCGAAGCGGTCGGTGCCGGCGACCCGGCGCGCCGTGTCCTGCAGCATCGACCGTTCCGAACACAGGGGGAGAAGCTGCTTCGGATATTGTTCGCGCGACATCGGCCAAAGCCGGACACCGGAGCCCCCGGACAGCAGGACGGGGTGGATACGGGGCAGCGGGGCGGAATCGGTCATGACGGGTCCCTGGTTTGGACGATCGGCGGCAGGCCGGGCTTCGGGCGGATCATCGGCTTGGGGCGCTGTGGAACGACGGATGGACGGCCTGTCATGGCCGTCCATCCGCGGGTCGGAGAAAAGACCGGCCCCCGTCGTCAGGCGCGACGGGCCTCCTGGAGACGCTTCAGGTCGCTGTCGACCATCTCGCGGACCAGATCGGGGAAGGAGGTGCTGTGGTGCCAGCCGAGCTTCGCGCGGGCCTTGCTCGGGTCGCCCAGCAGCAGGTCCACCTCGGTCGGGCGGAAGTAGCGGGAATCGACCTCGACCAGGACGGCGCCGGTCTCCTTGTCGATGCCCTTCTCGTCCACGCCCTCGCCCTTCCAGACGATGCTGCGGCCGACATGGGAGAAGGCCAGCTCCACGAACTCGCGCACCGAGTGGGTCTCGCCGGTGGCCAGCACATAGTCGTCGGCCTGCTCCTGCTGCAGGATGCGCCACATGCCCTCGACATAGTCGCGGGCGTGACCCCAGTCGCGCTTGGCGTCCAGGTTGCCGAGATACAGCTTGTCCTGCTGGCCGGTCCGGATCGCGGCGACGGCGCGGGTGATCTTGCGCGTCACGAAGGTTTCGCCGCGGGTCGGACCCTCATGGTTGAAGAGGATGCCGTTGGAGGCGTGGATGCCATAGGCCTCACGGTAGTTCACCGTGATCCAGTAGGCGTAGAGCTTGGCCGCGGCGTAGGGGCTGCGCGGGTAGAAGGGGGTGGTTTCCTTCTGCGGGGTCTCCTGCACCTTGCCGTACAGCTCCGAGGTGGAAGCCTGATAGAAACGGGTCTTCTGCTCCAACCCGAGGATGCGGATGGCCTCCAGCAGACGCAGCGTGCCGAGCCCGTCGGAATTGGCGGTGTATTCCGGCGTCTCGAAGCTCACCTGCACATGGCTCTGGGCGGCGAGATTGTAGATCTCGTCCGGCTGGACCTCCTGCACGATGCGGATCAGGTTGGTGGCATCGGTCAGGTCGCCGTAATGCATCTTGAAGCGGACATCGGCTTCGTGGATGTCACGGTAGAGATGCTCGATGCGCTCGGTGTTGAAGGAGGACGAGCGCCGCTTGATCCCATGGACGATATAACCCTTGGAAAGCAGAAGCTCCGCCAGATAGGCACCGTCCTGTCCAGTGACGCCGGTGATCAAGGCAACTTTAGTCAAGACACGCTCCATTTAAGGCCGGCAATCCGGCAAATCCCCAGATGGTTATCCACCCGGAAGGAATGAAAGAGAAGAGACATCGGCGCGGGGCGATCAAGCGGCCTTGCGCCATGGATGCTCCCGGTTCAGTCGAAGAAGCTCTTGCGGAAGTAGGCGATGGTGCGCTCCAGGCCGTCGCGCAGGGGGACCTTGGGCTCCCAGTCGAGCAACGCCTTGGCCTTGGCGATGTCGG encodes:
- a CDS encoding mannose-1-phosphate guanylyltransferase/mannose-6-phosphate isomerase → MTDSAPLPRIHPVLLSGGSGVRLWPMSREQYPKQLLPLCSERSMLQDTARRVAGTDRFATPLVICNQEHRFVIAEQLRQIGIADPRIVLEPFGRNTAAAAALAALIVAQEDPEGLLLLLPADHVIRDEPAFLEAVERAARVAGAGRLATFGIVPTAPETGYGYIRCGDRIEGHVGTHEVAAFVEKPARAVAEGYLAEGSYFWNSGMFVLPAGLYLAELERYEPEVLAACRAALDASRTDIDFIRPDSDAFAAAPSISIDYAVMERTDRAAVVPCSIGWTDVGAWSALWEIGEKDEAGNVCQGDAVAWDSQGCYARSEDGALVALLGMTDTVVVATEDAILVAAKDKAQDIKPLVERLKKEGRSEPLQHRRVYRPWGFYQSLHTGERFQVKRLTVKPGAQLSLQMHYHRAEHWVVVNGTALVTRGEEKILLRENESVYLPLGTAHRLENPGKVPLNLIEVQSGSYLGEDDIVRFDDTYGRV
- the gmd gene encoding GDP-mannose 4,6-dehydratase, with protein sequence MERVLTKVALITGVTGQDGAYLAELLLSKGYIVHGIKRRSSSFNTERIEHLYRDIHEADVRFKMHYGDLTDATNLIRIVQEVQPDEIYNLAAQSHVQVSFETPEYTANSDGLGTLRLLEAIRILGLEQKTRFYQASTSELYGKVQETPQKETTPFYPRSPYAAAKLYAYWITVNYREAYGIHASNGILFNHEGPTRGETFVTRKITRAVAAIRTGQQDKLYLGNLDAKRDWGHARDYVEGMWRILQQEQADDYVLATGETHSVREFVELAFSHVGRSIVWKGEGVDEKGIDKETGAVLVEVDSRYFRPTEVDLLLGDPSKARAKLGWHHSTSFPDLVREMVDSDLKRLQEARRA
- a CDS encoding glycosyltransferase, producing the protein MTTAPSALDSAPPEITDAPLSFVWLLRSDVRQGLPIGDPAARRLFLVWWALFGRAEYPHLGDPLPAAHRSWLTGPSGEVQQDTPFPISRLMVEMWRWRSDLQERYPIDRPDGRIAFVRWFLLEGIVAHELAGFLSDAQWAAIATPGGGVAAGFEPLDGLLLALWESEPDLRQHFAIANPPERARLRQWYEANAATLHRDGRLAHDRLRRARAPRPPAPPPLPAAAPREPFGVNLIGFAHGELGIGEDVRMAAQACASAGIPFSVFDVPVRISNHRSADRRLDGLTSVDRPYPVNVFCLTGFDTAALLLEHGASLFQDRINIGYWPWELPDWPTPWIGAFDLVDEVWSSSRYTQEAMALKAPVPVVHMPMAVDVRMSRPYRRADFALPEERFLFLYTFDWNSYPARKNPAAVVAAFQAAFPDPRTPVALVLKTMGVAGGDPRWQALTRMIENDPRIGVINTVLDRDAVLGLCSVCDAVVSLHRSEGYGRTLAEAMLLGKPVIATGWSGNADFCTSDTAAIVPARFVPIEPGDYPYSDGMVWADPDPEAAAAALRVVVTDAAYRERLANNGRRFMERWADPGHIGQRYRARLTTLMRAHRRS